One part of the Eucalyptus grandis isolate ANBG69807.140 chromosome 10, ASM1654582v1, whole genome shotgun sequence genome encodes these proteins:
- the LOC104420891 gene encoding uncharacterized protein LOC104420891 — protein MSKKTSYRIHPEHQLTPMKPLDPFYCTACKEIGFGTGYGCSQCVVRVHKECMNPSLAASLKLKWRKHSLKFYPDVKAEDGKPRYCAMCSKPVSGCGYRSSSGKNCHPSCLALPQSIVVNSVELHLAYKVKLNCTWCGMKKRYIDKVKLPSWSYVGGKAEYHVGCVKDMVTESWRNGEFVPAKEGDGVGRMQIKVDLASRGISGNLGRALGTLALRGTLAALNGDPTELLG, from the coding sequence ATGTCGAAGAAAACTAGTTATAGGATTCATCCTGAGCACCAACTCACACCGATGAAGCCACTGGACCCTTTCTATTGCACCGCATGCAAGGAGATCGGCTTCGGCACCGGCTACGGGTGCTCTCAATGCGTCGTTCGCGTCCATAAAGAATGCATGAACCCTTCTCTGGCAGCGTCTCTGAAACTTAAATGGAGAAAGCACTCCTTGAAATTTTACCCCGATGTGAAGGCTGAAGATGGAAAACCCCGATATTGCGCTATGTGCTCCAAACCAGTTAGCGGTTGCGGGTACAGGTCGAGCTCGGGCAAGAATTGCCACCCGTCGTGCCTGGCACTTCCACAATCCATCGTGGTCAACAGTGTGGAACTTCATCTGGCATATAAGGTGAAGTTGAACTGCACATGGTGCGGCATGAAGAAGCGTTACATCGACAAAGTCAAGCTCCCGAGCTGGTCGTACGTCGGAGGGAAGGCCGAGTATCATGTGGGCTGTGTGAAGGACATGGTGACCGAGAGCTGGAGGAATGGCGAGTTCGTTCCTGCCAAGGAAGGCGATGGTGTGGGCCGAATGCAGATTAAAGTGGACCTTGCTTCTAGGGGTATATCAGGAAACCTTGGCAGAGCATTGGGGACATTGGCTCTTAGAGGAACATTAGCCGCGCTTAACGGGGACCCCACTGAGCTGCTTGGTTAG